One window of the Candidatus Bathyarchaeota archaeon genome contains the following:
- a CDS encoding type II toxin-antitoxin system VapC family toxin: protein MAKEVTLDSSVLVSAFVKGDRFRPAALRIMEKVFRGEYHVATSAIVPIEVCGAVSRRAGVDKAVSVRHQLDKWEGMNFIVYSELSRRRRQEATGLAVKLGLRGMDAIVVQVAKEKKAALVTFDEEMAEKAKGVVEVLTLSDS, encoded by the coding sequence ATGGCAAAAGAAGTAACATTGGATTCTTCGGTTCTTGTTTCGGCTTTTGTGAAAGGGGACAGATTTAGGCCTGCGGCGTTACGAATTATGGAAAAGGTATTTCGTGGGGAGTACCATGTGGCTACGAGTGCTATAGTGCCTATAGAGGTTTGCGGGGCAGTTTCTAGGCGTGCTGGTGTGGATAAGGCGGTTTCGGTGAGGCATCAGCTGGACAAGTGGGAAGGCATGAACTTCATTGTTTATAGTGAGCTTAGTAGGAGAAGGAGACAAGAGGCAACGGGGCTTGCTGTAAAGTTGGGGTTGAGGGGGATGGATGCGATAGTGGTTCAGGTGGCAAAGGAGAAGAAGGCTGCTTTGGTAACTTTTGATGAGGAGATGGCTGAGAAGGCGAAGGGCGTAGTTGAAGTTCTCACACTCAGTGACTCTTGA
- a CDS encoding AbrB/MazE/SpoVT family DNA-binding domain-containing protein has protein sequence MTERYRSKVGPKGQVVVVKELREKYGIKEGGIVEQISTDKGVLLIPVSVDGLLEELDAVSEEVGRTWPKGVSAVEAVKEDREKRWQKK, from the coding sequence ATGACTGAGAGGTATCGTAGTAAGGTTGGACCAAAGGGACAGGTTGTTGTAGTGAAGGAGCTTCGAGAGAAGTATGGAATAAAGGAGGGGGGTATAGTCGAGCAGATTTCAACCGATAAAGGGGTTTTGTTAATTCCTGTTTCTGTTGATGGTTTGTTGGAAGAGCTTGATGCGGTGTCTGAGGAAGTGGGGAGGACTTGGCCGAAGGGTGTCTCTGCGGTTGAAGCGGTCAAGGAAGACAGGGAAAAGCGATGGCAAAAGAAGTAA
- a CDS encoding DUF1616 domain-containing protein yields MEEHRVVFMVVTGVLVLLVASPALSRLLVFPRTDFFTELWLLGPNHRAEDYPFNITRNYNYSVFLGIGNRLGYAAYYKVAVKLRNQTQSAPDSFNRTFSSLPALYEIRAFVADEATWEIPLSFSFDYGYNETRLQVDVHSMTLNGVVLEIENCEIAWDPENNGFLGNLFFELWIYNATTNGFQYHERFVSLWLNVAGS; encoded by the coding sequence TTGGAGGAGCATCGGGTTGTGTTTATGGTTGTTACGGGTGTTTTGGTGTTGCTTGTAGCTTCGCCTGCGCTTAGTAGGTTGTTGGTTTTTCCGCGTACTGATTTCTTTACTGAGCTTTGGCTTCTTGGTCCGAATCATAGGGCTGAGGATTATCCGTTTAACATTACGCGCAACTATAATTACAGTGTGTTTCTGGGGATAGGGAATCGTTTAGGGTACGCTGCATACTATAAGGTTGCAGTAAAGCTTCGCAATCAGACTCAATCGGCTCCTGACAGTTTTAACCGTACTTTTAGCAGCTTGCCTGCATTGTATGAAATCCGAGCTTTTGTGGCGGATGAGGCAACATGGGAGATTCCGCTTTCGTTCTCTTTCGACTATGGGTATAATGAAACTCGCTTGCAGGTTGATGTTCACAGTATGACGTTGAATGGTGTTGTATTAGAAATAGAGAATTGTGAAATCGCTTGGGACCCGGAGAATAATGGTTTTTTGGGTAATTTGTTTTTTGAGCTTTGGATTTATAATGCGACGACGAATGGCTTTCAGTATCATGAGCGTTTCGTTAGTTTGTGGCTGAACGTGGCTGGTTCTTAG